One genomic region from Reichenbachiella ulvae encodes:
- a CDS encoding helix-turn-helix domain-containing protein, whose protein sequence is METIGDILRNQRQTLGLLLRQVSAYVDIDQAILSKIERGERKPTKELLSKLAEILKLDRDELLVQFISEKIAYEIADQECANKVLKVAESKVKYLKSHQIKK, encoded by the coding sequence ATGGAAACGATAGGAGATATTTTAAGAAATCAAAGACAAACCCTTGGACTTCTTTTGAGACAAGTGTCTGCATACGTTGATATAGACCAAGCAATCTTGAGTAAGATTGAACGTGGTGAACGCAAGCCAACTAAGGAATTGCTTAGCAAATTAGCGGAGATTTTAAAACTTGATAGGGATGAACTTTTAGTTCAATTCATAAGTGAAAAAATAGCTTATGAAATTGCTGATCAAGAATGCGCAAACAAGGTTTTAAAGGTTGCCGAAAGTAAAGTGAAATATTTAAAATCACATCAAATTAAAAAATGA
- a CDS encoding sensor histidine kinase has product MFNKERFQKLLLGNARAFSPIERSRIKFSAGAIVMVILSSLIFLTYDLYLGYPSSLWVFTPFILIFGYAWRLLRLGQFDAGRYLLLVALNFFIYIVMSSIPEDSMSAIFYVGIMVVEYVLLGHDKKLRLFALLCLSFALYCLDAYVEFSILPMREYDEETLQVNKLVDFVVCVAGILMTIKLLIDHQQDIIAERTQTNEELQRLNNELDKYAYTITHDLKGPIHSIHSLIHMPDIDHANFNQYLSTMRESFQSLSELIQDVSEQARNRNFEVTKEKFNMRERVEIIWELTRHAPEAQGIEFILDMPKELMVATDKGRITGMLNNLITNSIRYHDKSKEKAYIKVSGKVVENNLHFSVEDNGLGIETEFQEKVFDMFYRASNKLGGSGLGLFTVKESINKLSGKIQLDSTSGKGTTFSIVIPDVGIEEL; this is encoded by the coding sequence ATGTTCAATAAAGAGCGGTTTCAAAAACTCCTATTAGGCAATGCACGGGCATTTTCGCCAATCGAACGTTCGCGGATCAAGTTTTCGGCAGGTGCCATTGTGATGGTCATACTTTCGTCACTGATTTTCCTGACCTATGACCTTTACCTGGGCTATCCCAGTAGTCTCTGGGTCTTCACTCCCTTTATTTTGATTTTTGGCTATGCGTGGCGTTTACTACGATTGGGCCAATTTGATGCTGGGAGATACTTGCTCCTGGTCGCTCTCAACTTCTTTATCTACATCGTCATGTCCAGCATTCCGGAGGACTCCATGTCGGCGATCTTCTATGTGGGCATCATGGTCGTCGAGTATGTCCTACTCGGCCATGACAAAAAACTGAGACTATTCGCCCTGCTTTGCTTGAGTTTTGCTTTGTATTGCCTGGATGCCTATGTGGAGTTTTCTATTCTACCCATGCGGGAGTACGATGAGGAGACCTTACAGGTCAACAAGTTGGTTGATTTTGTGGTATGTGTGGCAGGGATCCTGATGACCATCAAACTTCTGATAGATCACCAGCAGGACATCATAGCCGAAAGGACTCAAACCAATGAAGAATTGCAGCGGCTGAACAATGAGCTGGACAAATATGCCTATACCATCACCCATGATCTCAAAGGTCCTATTCACTCCATACACAGTCTGATCCACATGCCAGATATTGACCATGCCAATTTCAATCAATATCTGTCTACGATGAGAGAGAGCTTCCAGAGCCTCTCGGAGCTGATCCAGGATGTATCTGAGCAAGCACGCAACCGAAATTTTGAGGTCACGAAAGAAAAATTCAACATGCGAGAAAGAGTGGAAATCATATGGGAACTCACCCGGCATGCTCCAGAGGCGCAAGGAATCGAATTCATACTAGATATGCCCAAGGAACTGATGGTAGCTACTGACAAAGGGAGAATTACCGGCATGCTCAACAACCTGATCACCAACTCCATCCGCTACCACGACAAATCCAAAGAAAAGGCCTACATCAAGGTCAGTGGGAAGGTGGTAGAAAACAACTTGCACTTTAGTGTAGAAGACAATGGCCTAGGCATAGAGACCGAATTTCAGGAAAAGGTCTTCGACATGTTCTATCGCGCCTCCAACAAACTGGGAGGCTCTGGACTAGGCCTCTTTACTGTCAAAGAATCCATCAATAAGCTTTCAGGAAAGATCCAACTGGATTCTACCTCTGGGAAAGGTACCACCTTCAGCATCGTGATTCCAGACGTGGGTATTGAGGAACTGTGA